One window of the Hyperolius riggenbachi isolate aHypRig1 chromosome 5, aHypRig1.pri, whole genome shotgun sequence genome contains the following:
- the ADCYAP1 gene encoding pituitary adenylate cyclase-activating polypeptide isoform X1 yields the protein MTMCRKALLAWLLVYGIIRCTVHSSPTALKYPALRLEDEVYDEDGNTLPDFTFDNDPIGIGNSPSVLDDMYSFYYPPEKRHADDLLTKAYRNLLGQLSARKYLNTLMAKRLGAVSSSLQDDSEPLSKRHSDGIFTDSYSRYRKQMAVKKYLAAVLGKRYKQRIKNKGRRVAYL from the exons ATGACAATGTGCAGGAAAGCACTGCTCGCCTGGCTATTGGTGTACGGGATAATTCGCTGCACTGTCCACTCCTCACCTACGGCGCTCAAGTACCCTGCACTTAG GCTTGAAGATGAAGTGTATGATGAGGACGGCAACACTCTACCAGACTTTACATTTGATAACGATCCGATCGGCATTGGCAATTCACCCTCGGTCTTAGATGATATGTACTCGTTTTATTACCCACCGGAAAAGAG ACATGCTGATGATCTATTAACAAAAGCCTATAGGAATTTACTGGGGCAGTTGTCTGCGAGGAAATACCTGAATACTCTGATGGCCAAACGCTTAGG TGCAGTGAGTAGCAGCCTGCAAGATGACTCGGAACCGCTATCGAAAAGGCATTCAGATGGCATCTTCACTGACAGCTACAGCCGCTACAGAAAACAGATGGCTGTCAAGAAATACTTGGCAGCGGTCCTGGGGAAAAGGTATAAACAAAGAATTAAAAATAAAGGACGACGAGTAGCATACTTGTAG
- the ADCYAP1 gene encoding pituitary adenylate cyclase-activating polypeptide isoform X2, with protein sequence MTMCRKALLAWLLVYGIIRCTVHSSPTALKYPALRLEDEVYDEDGNTLPDFTFDNDPIGIGNSPSVLDDMYSFYYPPEKSAVSSSLQDDSEPLSKRHSDGIFTDSYSRYRKQMAVKKYLAAVLGKRYKQRIKNKGRRVAYL encoded by the exons ATGACAATGTGCAGGAAAGCACTGCTCGCCTGGCTATTGGTGTACGGGATAATTCGCTGCACTGTCCACTCCTCACCTACGGCGCTCAAGTACCCTGCACTTAG GCTTGAAGATGAAGTGTATGATGAGGACGGCAACACTCTACCAGACTTTACATTTGATAACGATCCGATCGGCATTGGCAATTCACCCTCGGTCTTAGATGATATGTACTCGTTTTATTACCCACCGGAAAAGAG TGCAGTGAGTAGCAGCCTGCAAGATGACTCGGAACCGCTATCGAAAAGGCATTCAGATGGCATCTTCACTGACAGCTACAGCCGCTACAGAAAACAGATGGCTGTCAAGAAATACTTGGCAGCGGTCCTGGGGAAAAGGTATAAACAAAGAATTAAAAATAAAGGACGACGAGTAGCATACTTGTAG